The following proteins are encoded in a genomic region of Coregonus clupeaformis isolate EN_2021a chromosome 14, ASM2061545v1, whole genome shotgun sequence:
- the dusp12 gene encoding dual specificity protein phosphatase 12: MIQVEAGVYIGAASDLKDAQDLTNAGITHILTVDSEQPASPDGSFRMKYVYSLDESSTDLLSHFDDCIRFICEASKSVLVHCHVGQSRSAAVVTAYLMKCHKMNLMDAYAKLQQLKPDVKMNEGFMDQLALYESLGCEVDVTSPQYKQYRLQKLTEKYPEFQNVPKELFAVDPSLSTCSEVVYRCKKCRRTLFRASSILSHTIGNGPTAFAYKKMSNLPSGDQTQCTSYFTEPVQWMEHALLGVMDGQLLCPKCSSKLGSFSWCGEQCSCGRWVTPAFQMHKNRVDEIKHISIATLKS, from the exons ATGATTCAGGTAGAGGCAGGAGTCTACATCGGGGCAGCATCTGACCTCAAAGATGCCCAAGACCTGACCAATGCTGGCATCACCCACATTCTCACAGTGGACTCCGAGCAGCCAGCTTCACCTGATGGGTCATTTAGGATGAAGTATGTCTATTCTCTGGACGAGTCCTCCACAGACCTACTCAGCCACTTCGACGACTGCATACGCTTCATATGCGAGGCGTCAAAATCTGTCCTTGTGCATTG cCACGTAGGGCAAAGTCGGAGTGCGGCGGTGGTCACTGCTTACTTGATGAAATGTCATAAAATGAACTTGATGGATGCATACGCCAAACTCCAGCAACTTAAACCTGATGTAAA GATGAATGAGGGGTTTATGGACCAGTTAGCACTATATGAGTCATTGGGTTGTGAAGTAGATGTCACCAGCCCCCAGTACAAGCAGTACAGACTCCAGAAACTCACAGAGAAATACCCAG AGTTTCAGAATGTCCCAAAGGAGTTGTTTGCAGTGGACCCTTCCCTAAGCACCTGTTCTGAAGTGGTATACAGGTGTAAAAAGTGTCG ACGGACGCTGTTCCGCGCTTCCAGTATCCTCAGTCACACTATTGGCAATGGGCCGACTGCGTTTGCCTATAAGAAGATGAGTAACCTACCGAGTGGGGACCAGACCCAGTGTACCTCCTACTTCACTGAGCCTGTCCAGTGGATGGAACATGCCTTGTTAGGGGTGATGGATGGACAG CTCTTGTGCCCAAAGTGTAGCTCCAAGCTGGGCTCGTTCAGCTGGTGTGGGGAGCAGTGTTCCTGTGGTCGATGGGTGACTCCAGCCTTCCAGATGCATAAAAACAGAGTGGATGAAATCAAACACATCAGTATAGCCACACTCAAATCatga